The following are from one region of the Ananas comosus cultivar F153 linkage group 20, ASM154086v1, whole genome shotgun sequence genome:
- the LOC109725673 gene encoding chloride channel protein CLC-f-like: MSGPDLEVDDDDDRRALLISAPSSSSSDPDPERRPPPLAAAAEAAPEVVVSMAGTPTSGARRSGIGDLLRHLDRGLSNRALSRRHLDRGRSPVPEREQAKEELGDGAPPEWALLLIGCLLGLATGICVAAFNRGVHVIHEWAWAGTPNEGAAWLRLQRLANTWHRILLIPVTGGVVVGMMHGLLEIFEQIRQSRTSQRSSIDLLAAIFPTIKAIQAAVTLGTGCSLGPEGPSVDIGKSCANGCSEMMENNRERRIALVAAGAAAGIASGFNAAVAGCFFAIETVLRPLRAENSPPFTTAMIILASVISSTVSNVLLGERPAFIVPTYELKSAAELPLYLILGMLCGVVSVAFTRLVIWFTKFFEYIKERFALPAVICPALGGLGAGLIALKYPGILYWGFTNVEEILHTGKSASAPGIWLLAQLAGAKVVATALCKGSGLVGGLYAPSLMIGAAVGAVFGGSAAEVINSAIPGNAAVAQPQAYALVGMAATLASVCSVPLTSVLLLFELTKDYRILLPLMGAVGLAIWVPSVANQHKDNEIMEIGSPRRGYSSLSFTEDKNEAAWRRADGDDLELCILHDDIHRLGTCNEEILLDDLKVSQAMSKNYIKVLPNLTVKEAIKLMHDMQQSCVLVVDHDDFLEGIVTLGDLHRRGFELSGEGSCSPKAESRSPKGDSPLLDANSSHISSCLTRGFEYRGRERGLLTCFPDTDLTTAKELMEAKGIKQLPVVKRGGRRNNRKRRLIALLHYDSIGRCLRDEVERWKAIYQRKEDFQQIVANGH; encoded by the exons ATGTCGGGGCCCGATCTCGaggtcgacgacgacgacgatcgcAGGGCCCTCCTGATATCCGCaccctcctcatcctcctccgaTCCCGACCCGGAGAGGCGTCCGCCGCCgttggctgcggcggcggaggcggcgccggAGGTGGTGGTGTCCATGGCGGGGACGCCGACGTCGGGCGCGAGGAGGAGCGGGATCGGGGACCTGTTGAGGCATCTGGATCGGGGGTTATCGAATCGTGCGCTGAGCCGGCGACACCTGGACCGGGGACGCTCGCCGGTGCCGGAGAGGGAGCAGGCGAAGGAGGAGCTCGGCGACGGGGCGCCGCCGGAGTGGGCGCTGCTGCTCATCGGATGCCTCCTCGGCCTCGCCACTGGGATTTGTGTTGCGGCATTTAATCGCGGG GTGCATGTCATACATGAATGGGCGTGGGCTGGCACTCCAAACGAGGGTGCTGCTTGGCTGCGTTTACAGAGACTGGCCAACACCTGGCACAGAATACTGTTAATCCCTGTGACAGGCGGTGTCGTCGTCGGCATGATGCATGGATTACTTGAGATATTTGAGCAGATAAGACAGTCGAGAACTTCTCAGAGGTCAAGTATTGATCTGTTGGCAGCAATTTTCCCGACGATAAAGGCCATCCAGGCTGCCGTGACCTTAGGAACAGGTTGTTCATTAGGTCCCGAGGGTCCAAGTGTAGATATTGGCAAATCGTGTGCCAATGGGTGTTCTGAGATGATGGAGAAcaatagagagagaaggattGCTCTCGTTGCAGCTGGTGCAGCTGCTGGAATTGCTTCAG GTTTTAATGCAGCAGTTGCTGGGTGCTTCTTTGCTATTGAGACTGTATTGAGACCTCTTCGAGCAGAAAACTCACCGCCATTTACAACTGCCATGATAATATTAGCATCTGTTATCTCATCAACTGTATCAAATGTTTTACTGGGAGAGAGGCCAGCATTTATTGTGCCGACGTATGAACTAAAATCTGCTGCCG AACTACCCTTGTATCTCATCTTAGGAATGCTTTGTGGCGTTGTAAGTGTGGCTTTCACTCGGCTAGTAATCTGGTTCACGAAGTTCTTTGAGTACATAAAGGAGAGATTTGCTCTCCCTGCTGTTATTTGCCCTGCTTTAGGTGGTTTAGGAGCAGGTTTAATAGCTCTCAAATATCCCGGAATATTATATTGGGGGTTCACGAATGTCGAAGAAATTCTACACACAGGGAAAAGTGCTTCTGCTCCTGGAATCTGGCTATTGGCTCAGCTTGCAGGGGCGAAAGTTGTCGCCACTGCACTTTGTAAGGGCTCTGGTCTTGTGGGTGGTCTTTATGCTCCGAGTTTGATGATCGGTGCTGCTGTTGGCGCTGTATTTGGAGGTTCAGCTGCTGAAGTGATAAATTCAGCGATTCCAGGTAATGCTGCTGTTGCACAGCCACAAGCCTATGCACTA GTTGGAATGGCTGCTACCCTAGCTTCAGTTTGTTCAGTTCCGTTAACATCtgttttgcttctctttgagctAACAAAGGATTACAGAATTTTGCTCCCTCTCATG GGGGCAGTTGGTTTAGCAATATGGGTCCCATCTGTTGCAAACCAACACAAGGACAATGAGATAATGGAGATAGGGTCCCCTCGGCGTGGTTATTCTTCACTTTCATTTACTGAAGACAAGAACGAAGCTGCGTGGAGAAGAGCTGATGGAGATGATCTTGAGCTTTGTATTTTACATGACGATATTCACCGCCTTGGAACCTGTAATGAAGAAATACTTTTGGATGATCTAAAG GTGTCTCAAGCCATGTCAAAGAATTACATTAAAGTCCTACCCAATCTCACTGTGAAGGAAGCCATAAAACTCATGCATGATATGCAACAGAGCTGTGTCCTTGTTGTGGATCACGATGATTTTCTTGAAGGAATAGTTACGCTTGGTGACCTTCATCGAAGAGGGTTTGAATTGAGCGGAGAGGGCTCTTGCTCTCCCAAGGCAGAATCGCGCTCTCCCAAGGGCGACTCGCCCCTTTTGGAT GCAAACTCGTCtcatatatcatcatgtcttaCTCGAGGCTTTGAGTACCGGGGACGTGAGCGGGGACTGCTGACCTGTTTTCCTGATACTGATTTAACCACGGCAAAAGAGCTTATGGAGGCCAAAGGAATCAAGCAGCTTCCGGTAGTCAAGCGTGGGGGACGCAGAAACAACCGCAAGCGCAGGCTGATCGCTCTTCTTCATTATGATTCAATTGGACGCTGCCTAAG